The nucleotide window CCACCGGCTCGGACAGTTCTTCCGAAAGTATCAGTTTTGACGGCGAGGGGTCTCGGCGTCCTGATGGCATCGGAATGATGTTGCTGAACGTCTTTCGAGGGTTTTGCATGGGAGCCGCTGACACGGTGCCTGGCGTCAGTGGCGGGACGGTGGCTTTGATTCTGGGGCACTACGACCGCTTGATCGCGGCGATCAGTCATGTGGACACAACGTCGCTTGGATTGCTTCGAACAGGGCAATGGGGGGGACTTGCCCGGCGAATGGATTTGCGGTTCTTGATCGCTCTGGGGATTGGGATCGTCGTCGGAATCGGGGCCTTGGCCGGACTGATGCACTGGTTGCTGCAACACCGAGTCAACGAGACCATGGCGGTGTTCTTTGGTTTGGTGCTGGCAAGTGTTTGGGTGGTCCGGCGCAATGTCACTCAGTGGACGCTTCCACGGTGCGTTCTGTTGGTGGTCGGTGTGCTGGTGGCGTTGGGAATCTCGCGAATTCCTGCGACGACAGGCGACGCCAGTCATGTCTTTTTGTTTTTCAGTGCGTCAATCGCGATTTGTGCGATGATCCTGCCAGGGATCAGCGGCGCGTTCATTTTGTTGTTGCTGGGCGTTTACGAACCGGTGATCGGGATGATCAAAGGCGTTGTCAAAGGCCAGATCGACATGGATATCTTGGGCCGGTTGGCCGTGTTCGCAGCGGGGTGCCTGTTTGGATTGCTGGCGTTCAGTCGATTGCTGAATTACCTGCTCGAACACTTCCGAGACGCAACGATGGCGGTGTTGATCGGGTTGATGATTGGTTCGGTTGGCCGGCTTTGGCCTCTGCAACGGGTGACCCCGGAGACCGCTGAACTGGAACTGAAGCACCAAGAGTTCGTTTGGGTTTTGCCACACCATTACGAAGGCAGTTTGGTGGTGTTGCTAGCGCTCGCCATCACGGCCGCCATCGTGGTGATCGCTGCCGATCACTTCACTCGACGGATGCAATCATCATCGACCGTCACTTGAGGGTTGGCTGCGCCGCACCGCTCGACCGACGAGTTTGACAAAACCTTTGTCGATCAATTTCCAACTTGCTTGGACGTCTTTCTTGGGTCGGACAACGTAATCAAACCCGGGCGGAAGTTCCATTTGGTGCAGTCGGTACGCTTCCCGTATCAGACGTTTCCAACGGTTGCGAGCGACCGCGTTGCCGGTCTTCTTGGGGATCGTCACGCCCAGGCGACATTGCGTTTGGGTTGCGTCCCCTGGCGACGTTTGATTGCGTGGCAAGGCGAAGACGACCAAGCAATCATTGGCGGCAACACCGCCACGTCGGAGTGCTTTGGTGAAGTCACCACTGCGTACGACGCGAGATGACTTGGGGAATCCCAGCGGGTGTTTTCCAAGCGTGCGCGACATCAGGAGGCAGTGTTCGCAGCGGCAGGATTCAGTTCGAATTTCAGGCGACCGCCGACCAGGGTGTGAGTGACTCGAGCGGCAAGCGTGCGCCCGGTCATGGGGCTCGACTGACATCGCGACCGAAATTGTTTGGCCTCGACCGACCAAGCCTGGTTGGGATCGATGACAGTCACGTCCGCGTTGGCACCCACAGACAAGCTGCCACCGTCGACGCCCGCAATCTTTGCAGGCGAAGTCGAGAGGCACTCGATCGCTCGAGACCAACCCAGGATTTTCGTTTCCACCAAGTCGGTTGCGATGGCGGCGAGAGTCGTTTCCA belongs to Rhodopirellula islandica and includes:
- the rnpA gene encoding ribonuclease P protein component, translated to MSRTLGKHPLGFPKSSRVVRSGDFTKALRRGGVAANDCLVVFALPRNQTSPGDATQTQCRLGVTIPKKTGNAVARNRWKRLIREAYRLHQMELPPGFDYVVRPKKDVQASWKLIDKGFVKLVGRAVRRSQPSSDGR
- a CDS encoding DUF368 domain-containing protein; its protein translation is MNASTGSDSSSESISFDGEGSRRPDGIGMMLLNVFRGFCMGAADTVPGVSGGTVALILGHYDRLIAAISHVDTTSLGLLRTGQWGGLARRMDLRFLIALGIGIVVGIGALAGLMHWLLQHRVNETMAVFFGLVLASVWVVRRNVTQWTLPRCVLLVVGVLVALGISRIPATTGDASHVFLFFSASIAICAMILPGISGAFILLLLGVYEPVIGMIKGVVKGQIDMDILGRLAVFAAGCLFGLLAFSRLLNYLLEHFRDATMAVLIGLMIGSVGRLWPLQRVTPETAELELKHQEFVWVLPHHYEGSLVVLLALAITAAIVVIAADHFTRRMQSSSTVT